A region from the Branchiostoma floridae strain S238N-H82 chromosome 9, Bfl_VNyyK, whole genome shotgun sequence genome encodes:
- the LOC118423625 gene encoding cell division cycle 5-like protein, whose product MPEEMPQDMGTEVEPHANLRPDQSDIDMAEQARVNAERERELKRRHHAVQRDLPRPAEPNSSILRPFVMDPPLTELQLAEELIKREMVTMLHHDAIYNPSEEQAAAAAGDKKKGAQSAGNKMAEQSPTWRNIRTPK is encoded by the exons ATGCCCGAGGAGATGCCGCAGGACATGGGGACGGAGGTGGAACCGCACGCCAACCTCCGGCCTGACCAGTCTGACATCGACATGGCTGAACAGGCCAGGGTCAACGCAGAGA GGGAGCGAGAGCTGAAACGGCGCCATCACGCTGTCCAGCGAGACCTGCCACGCCCCGCAGAACCCAACTCTTCCATCCTCCGTCCCTTCGTTATGGACCCACCGCTCACAGAACTACAGCTG gctgAAGAGTTGATAAAGAGAGAGATGGTGACCATGTTACACCATGATGCCATCTACAACCCTTCAGAAGAACAGGCTGCCGCGGCTGCAGGAGACAAGAAGAAAGGCGCCCAGTCAGCCGGCAACAAGATGGCAGAACAATCGCCTACCTGGAGGAATATCCGTACACCAAAATAG